A single Streptococcus thermophilus DNA region contains:
- a CDS encoding NYN domain-containing protein, which produces MKKRILLVDGYNMIAFWKETRQLFKTNQLDEARETLLRKLNHYANFEHIDIICVFDAQFVPGNRQRYDQYRVSVIFTEKDETADSYIERSAAEMNTIQNLVEVATSDLNEQWGIFSQGALRVSARELEERVNTVKSDLDKMSAHIDLTTPKLRPWDETQLGKLQNLLNEIK; this is translated from the coding sequence ATGAAAAAAAGAATACTTCTGGTTGATGGTTATAATATGATTGCCTTTTGGAAAGAAACCCGTCAACTCTTTAAGACCAATCAGCTTGACGAAGCTCGTGAAACACTGCTTCGTAAGCTTAATCATTATGCCAACTTTGAGCATATTGATATCATCTGTGTGTTTGATGCCCAGTTTGTTCCAGGGAATCGTCAGCGCTATGATCAGTACCGTGTCAGTGTTATTTTTACTGAGAAAGACGAGACAGCTGATAGCTATATTGAGCGCTCAGCAGCCGAGATGAATACTATTCAAAATCTAGTTGAAGTAGCAACTAGCGACTTAAATGAACAGTGGGGCATCTTTTCTCAAGGAGCTTTACGTGTTTCAGCACGTGAGTTGGAGGAGCGTGTTAATACCGTTAAGTCGGATTTAGACAAGATGTCAGCACATATTGACTTAACAACCCCCAAGTTACGTCCATGGGACGAAACACAATTAGGAAAATTACAGAACCTTTTAAATGAAATAAAATAG
- a CDS encoding DegV family protein has product MTFKILTDSTADLDEKWAQENDVELIGLTITLDDITYETVGPNRLTSDRLLEAMQEGGQPTTSQVNVGQFEEVFRRHAQNGDDLLYLAFSSVLSGTYQSAVMARDMILDEHPEAVIEIVDTLAAAGGEGYLSILAAEARDQGKSLAKTKAMIEDILPRLRTYFLVDDLYHLMRGGRLSKSSAIIGSLINIKPLLWLDDSGKLVPLAKIRGRKKAIKEMVLYATQDIGHSTAIVAYANDLEAAENLKEQLLTVNGIEQVLIMPLGPVISTHFGPGTLAVFTIGEKAR; this is encoded by the coding sequence ATGACATTTAAAATTTTGACAGATTCAACAGCAGATCTAGATGAAAAATGGGCTCAGGAGAATGATGTTGAACTTATTGGTCTAACCATTACGCTCGATGATATTACTTATGAGACCGTTGGCCCCAATCGATTAACGAGTGACCGTCTGTTGGAAGCTATGCAAGAAGGAGGTCAACCGACCACAAGTCAGGTGAATGTTGGTCAATTTGAAGAGGTTTTTCGTCGTCACGCTCAAAATGGTGATGATCTCCTTTATCTGGCCTTCTCATCAGTGCTTTCAGGTACTTATCAAAGTGCCGTTATGGCGCGTGACATGATTTTGGATGAGCATCCAGAAGCTGTCATTGAGATTGTAGATACCCTGGCGGCAGCAGGTGGAGAAGGTTATCTCTCTATCTTGGCGGCAGAAGCTCGTGACCAAGGTAAGAGTTTAGCCAAAACGAAAGCCATGATTGAGGACATTCTGCCACGTTTACGAACTTATTTCTTAGTTGATGATCTATATCATCTTATGCGTGGGGGCCGTCTTTCTAAGAGCTCAGCAATTATTGGTAGTTTGATTAATATCAAGCCCCTTCTTTGGCTAGACGATTCGGGTAAGTTGGTTCCTTTGGCTAAAATCCGTGGACGTAAAAAAGCCATTAAAGAAATGGTGTTATATGCTACTCAGGATATTGGACATAGCACAGCGATTGTCGCTTATGCTAATGATTTAGAAGCTGCTGAGAATCTAAAAGAACAATTGTTAACAGTTAACGGCATTGAGCAAGTTCTTATTATGCCACTAGGTCCAGTTATTTCTACCCACTTCGGACCAGGGACATTAGCCGTCTTTACGATTGGTGAGAAAGCTAGATAA
- a CDS encoding ketopantoate reductase family protein, translated as MALTYAVLGSGAMGLRFGLLLKEHLGAKVDFIDTWEEQIDTVRKQGGVYQSRDGKNRHLIPISIQTPEEYQGKPDVFIIFDKQMHLSQLLERSKHFFHENQYCFTGMNGMGHIEKINRYFAPEKVLAGTCLIGTVLKDAGNVDFIGKAGAGSINIAAQSGTVDDVQKQIITEFEASNLNSNLTDNFLGTLYTKVVFNSVINTICTLFEIRMGQFIDYEGAEKLGRQLIDEAYNVAELAGITPLNSRDEEWETIRYVSAETSPLHYPSMYQDMNKGRQTEVDYINGYIYDLGWTYDYQAKTHDFLRHLVHLAENTRKFR; from the coding sequence ATGGCTTTGACTTATGCTGTACTTGGAAGTGGTGCAATGGGACTACGTTTTGGGCTGCTATTAAAAGAACATCTCGGTGCTAAAGTGGATTTTATTGATACGTGGGAAGAGCAAATCGACACGGTTAGAAAACAAGGTGGTGTTTATCAATCACGTGATGGTAAAAATCGTCATCTGATTCCAATTAGCATTCAGACACCAGAAGAATACCAAGGTAAACCAGATGTTTTTATCATTTTTGATAAACAAATGCATTTGTCACAGTTGCTCGAACGAAGTAAGCACTTCTTCCACGAAAATCAATATTGTTTCACAGGAATGAATGGCATGGGACATATCGAGAAAATCAATCGCTATTTTGCGCCTGAAAAAGTTTTAGCAGGAACTTGTCTGATTGGAACGGTCTTGAAAGACGCAGGAAATGTTGATTTTATTGGAAAAGCAGGTGCTGGTTCTATTAATATTGCCGCTCAATCAGGGACGGTCGATGATGTTCAAAAGCAGATAATAACTGAATTTGAAGCCTCAAACCTTAATTCAAATCTGACGGATAATTTTTTAGGAACACTTTACACAAAAGTTGTGTTCAATTCGGTCATCAATACCATTTGCACCCTTTTTGAAATTCGTATGGGACAATTCATTGATTATGAAGGTGCCGAAAAACTAGGACGTCAATTAATTGATGAAGCTTATAACGTTGCCGAATTAGCGGGCATTACTCCTCTGAATAGTCGTGATGAAGAATGGGAGACCATTCGGTATGTTAGCGCGGAAACAAGCCCTCTGCATTATCCGTCAATGTACCAAGATATGAACAAAGGACGTCAGACAGAAGTTGATTATATCAATGGTTATATCTATGATTTAGGCTGGACTTATGATTACCAAGCAAAAACGCATGACTTTTTACGCCACTTAGTTCACTTAGCAGAAAATACCCGTAAATTCCGCTAA
- the rplM gene encoding 50S ribosomal protein L13: protein MNKTTFMAKPGQVERKWYVVDATDVPLGRLSAVVASVLRGKNKPTFTPHTDTGDFVIVINAEKVKLTGKKATDKIYYTHSMYPGGLKQISAGELRSKNAVRLIEKSVKGMLPHNTLGRAQGMKLKVFVGGEHTHAAQQPEVLDISGLI from the coding sequence ATGAACAAAACAACATTTATGGCTAAACCAGGCCAAGTTGAACGTAAATGGTATGTCGTTGACGCAACTGATGTGCCACTTGGACGTCTCTCTGCAGTAGTTGCTAGCGTACTTCGCGGAAAAAACAAACCAACTTTCACACCACACACTGATACAGGTGATTTCGTAATCGTTATCAATGCTGAAAAAGTTAAATTGACTGGTAAAAAAGCAACTGATAAGATCTACTACACTCACTCAATGTACCCAGGTGGTTTGAAACAAATCTCAGCAGGTGAACTTCGTTCTAAAAACGCTGTTCGTTTGATCGAAAAATCAGTTAAAGGTATGCTTCCACACAATACTCTTGGACGCGCACAAGGTATGAAATTGAAAGTCTTCGTTGGCGGTGAGCACACTCACGCTGCACAACAACCAGAAGTACTTGATATCTCAGGACTTATCTAA
- the rpsI gene encoding 30S ribosomal protein S9, translating to MAQAQYAGTGRRKNAVARVRLVPGTGKITVNKKDLEEYIPHADLRLVINQPFTVTSTEGSYDVHVNVVGGGYAGQSGAIRHGIARALLQVDPDFRDSLKRAGLLTRDARMVERKKPGLKKARKASQFSKR from the coding sequence ATGGCACAAGCACAATATGCAGGTACAGGACGCCGTAAAAACGCTGTTGCACGCGTACGTTTGGTTCCAGGTACTGGTAAAATCACTGTTAACAAAAAAGATCTAGAAGAATACATCCCACACGCAGACCTTCGTCTCGTTATCAACCAACCTTTCACAGTTACTTCAACTGAAGGTTCATACGACGTACACGTTAACGTTGTAGGTGGTGGATACGCTGGTCAATCAGGTGCGATCCGTCACGGTATCGCTCGTGCACTTCTTCAAGTAGACCCAGACTTCCGCGATTCATTGAAACGCGCTGGACTTCTTACTCGTGATGCACGTATGGTTGAACGTAAGAAACCAGGTCTTAAGAAAGCTCGTAAAGCATCACAATTCTCAAAACGTTAA
- a CDS encoding site-specific integrase: MSITKTKNGTYRLRIYVPEEVKSSLGIDKKVIEKRFKLRSEAKKYELELQNRIDKILSGDATSLETNGSILFSDFYHNVWWESYKAGQTTSTTKPPSQATIDGTEIVFRKHILPLLGNYSIDFLNQNKQVVLNLLSQKAEEYANFKVIRSYVNSIFDWAEELEYIETNRLSKTISRIKATKKIKLQEAKNDEDLYLSQSELQAWFTAFEEDLENDKLLFKDYVLFYTTFFLGDRKSESYALQWKHINIKKQEIQLVKALDKYKNLKSTKGNKKTTFHIPIELADLLHAWKKQQKLELAKFNIIQSDEQYVFTYIDTKGNVNSPLHADYLNNKMKSVERRHKELIHATPHKLRHTGATLAKQSGTSLEAISEALTHSDTFTTKTYVNTSNVVPMAVGEIAYRNLKK; the protein is encoded by the coding sequence ATGTCAATTACAAAAACTAAAAATGGAACTTATCGCTTACGTATCTATGTCCCAGAAGAAGTTAAATCATCATTGGGAATTGATAAGAAAGTAATTGAAAAACGTTTCAAATTAAGGAGTGAAGCTAAAAAATACGAACTTGAATTACAAAACAGGATTGATAAAATTTTAAGCGGAGATGCAACCTCATTGGAAACAAATGGTTCAATCCTCTTTTCCGATTTTTATCACAATGTTTGGTGGGAATCCTATAAAGCAGGTCAAACAACATCTACTACAAAACCACCTTCACAAGCTACTATTGACGGTACAGAAATTGTCTTTAGAAAGCATATCCTACCCTTGCTTGGAAATTATTCTATTGATTTTCTCAATCAAAATAAACAAGTTGTTTTGAACCTATTGTCACAAAAAGCAGAAGAATATGCCAACTTCAAGGTCATCAGAAGTTATGTTAACTCTATTTTTGATTGGGCTGAGGAATTAGAATATATCGAAACTAATCGTCTCTCTAAAACCATTAGCCGTATTAAAGCGACTAAAAAAATCAAACTACAAGAGGCTAAAAATGATGAAGATTTGTATCTGTCACAATCAGAACTACAAGCTTGGTTTACAGCTTTTGAAGAAGATTTAGAAAATGACAAACTCCTGTTCAAAGATTATGTGTTATTCTATACAACTTTTTTCTTAGGAGATAGAAAATCTGAAAGCTATGCCTTACAATGGAAGCACATTAACATCAAGAAACAAGAAATTCAGTTAGTGAAAGCCTTGGATAAGTATAAAAATCTAAAATCAACTAAGGGTAATAAAAAGACGACTTTCCATATTCCCATTGAGCTAGCTGATTTACTCCATGCTTGGAAAAAGCAGCAAAAATTGGAATTAGCAAAGTTCAATATTATTCAATCTGATGAACAGTATGTCTTTACTTATATTGACACAAAAGGAAACGTTAATAGTCCCTTACATGCTGATTATCTTAATAATAAGATGAAGTCAGTCGAACGCCGTCATAAGGAACTAATACACGCTACACCTCATAAATTACGTCATACGGGGGCAACTCTTGCCAAACAATCTGGCACATCACTAGAAGCCATTTCAGAGGCTCTAACGCATAGCGACACTTTTACAACTAAGACCTATGTCAATACTTCAAATGTCGTTCCAATGGCTGTTGGAGAGATTGCTTATCGTAACTTAAAAAAGTAA
- a CDS encoding helix-turn-helix domain-containing protein codes for MQVILPDEQIHQLQLLISRLIENEIKNKLDSNNIESPFLNKQQACKYLGIANNTLDSWIKKGLPVIRVGKTVRFDRIELNHWLQNQ; via the coding sequence ATGCAAGTGATTTTACCAGACGAACAAATTCATCAGCTACAACTGTTAATTAGCCGGCTTATAGAAAATGAAATAAAAAATAAATTGGATAGTAACAACATTGAAAGTCCATTCTTGAACAAGCAACAAGCTTGTAAGTATCTAGGAATTGCCAATAATACGCTTGATTCTTGGATAAAAAAGGGGTTACCAGTTATTCGAGTTGGAAAAACTGTCCGCTTTGATAGAATTGAACTCAATCACTGGTTACAAAATCAGTAG
- a CDS encoding replication initiation factor domain-containing protein, with product MDNSVRIDYFAVTIKDVPPEEVLEEILLIPQDQFALNAWGINKYQSHYACSDIKVYFNQVLDKMGVYLELKGRGCRQYEEFMVGNANNWVALVTRLYRYQVNFTRIDIANDIYDKALSVQTLYAYCKRGLCITRAQYMDYHERSILETGERVGETVTIGARGSQQWCVYNKLMEQKGKGKIVDETNAWVRAELRCWQGKANIIAHQIHLKRPLTAIYFEAINGHYRFVRPNGRDTNKRRRQPVKWWLDYLQTEIKTRLSTERTKPTLRQSERWAEKQVSKTLAKLYVAKYEATTLEGADQFLQDLLKLGLSKFTNSDEKEIDQYVREHQSSNTWGIQKDDLP from the coding sequence ATGGATAACAGCGTGAGGATTGACTACTTCGCTGTGACCATTAAAGATGTTCCACCAGAGGAGGTGTTAGAAGAGATACTCCTTATACCCCAAGACCAGTTTGCCCTTAATGCTTGGGGAATAAACAAGTATCAAAGCCACTATGCCTGTTCAGACATCAAAGTTTACTTTAACCAAGTCTTAGATAAGATGGGGGTCTATCTGGAACTCAAAGGACGAGGCTGTCGCCAATATGAGGAATTTATGGTGGGTAACGCTAACAACTGGGTAGCTCTGGTCACACGCCTTTACCGCTATCAGGTCAACTTTACCCGAATAGATATTGCCAATGACATCTACGATAAGGCTTTATCCGTTCAAACCCTCTACGCCTACTGTAAACGAGGCTTGTGTATTACAAGAGCACAATATATGGACTATCACGAGCGGTCAATCCTTGAAACAGGCGAACGGGTTGGTGAGACCGTCACCATAGGGGCACGAGGGAGCCAACAATGGTGTGTCTATAACAAACTCATGGAACAAAAAGGTAAAGGTAAAATCGTTGATGAGACAAACGCTTGGGTCAGAGCAGAACTCCGTTGTTGGCAAGGAAAAGCCAATATCATTGCTCACCAAATACACCTTAAAAGACCTCTGACAGCCATTTACTTTGAGGCAATCAACGGACACTACCGTTTTGTCAGACCAAATGGCAGGGACACAAATAAGCGCAGACGCCAACCCGTCAAATGGTGGCTGGATTACCTCCAGACGGAAATCAAAACACGGTTAAGCACTGAACGTACCAAGCCAACGCTTAGACAGTCAGAACGATGGGCGGAAAAACAAGTCTCAAAGACCTTAGCCAAACTCTATGTGGCTAAATATGAGGCAACAACTCTTGAAGGAGCAGACCAATTTCTCCAAGACCTCTTAAAACTGGGATTATCGAAATTTACCAACAGCGATGAAAAGGAGATTGACCAATATGTCCGTGAACACCAAAGTTCCAACACTTGGGGCATACAAAAAGACGACTTGCCGTAA
- a CDS encoding helix-turn-helix transcriptional regulator, with translation MAPLYNYTTVLRAGELDIKSARLKAGMTQKELAKIIGVTKQTIINYEKGTTDPSWERLEDIAKALKVDVDALFPYNEFGEMKGDVKWADHLERLANDWHYARMAEEELLLENLFEYAQFQREVEQKTYTKEQLNQELGLENNNMSDEDKIELIQLKYEKDIQRKTENLISLYKEQSDKEIDVIRFEHTNL, from the coding sequence ATGGCTCCTTTATATAATTATACGACTGTTCTACGAGCTGGAGAATTAGATATTAAGTCAGCTCGCTTAAAAGCAGGAATGACTCAAAAAGAATTGGCTAAGATTATTGGTGTCACAAAACAAACGATTATTAACTACGAAAAAGGCACTACCGACCCAAGCTGGGAACGCCTTGAAGATATAGCTAAAGCTTTAAAAGTTGATGTGGATGCGCTTTTTCCTTACAATGAGTTTGGAGAGATGAAAGGGGATGTGAAATGGGCAGACCATTTGGAGCGCTTAGCTAATGATTGGCATTATGCTCGTATGGCAGAAGAAGAGTTACTGTTAGAAAATCTTTTTGAGTATGCTCAATTTCAACGAGAAGTGGAACAGAAAACTTATACAAAAGAACAACTGAATCAAGAGTTAGGACTTGAAAATAATAACATGTCTGACGAAGATAAAATAGAACTCATTCAACTTAAGTATGAAAAGGATATTCAAAGGAAAACGGAAAATTTAATTTCTTTGTATAAGGAACAATCGGATAAAGAAATTGATGTAATTCGATTTGAGCATACAAATTTATAA
- a CDS encoding class IIc cyclic bacteriocin, which produces MRNNVSLNFNLNKIEKTFLFSLLVSVGMLIAVGNIYWICGKFGIRLAPGWYQDIVDFVSAGGSIVDAFAIIAGITLPAWVAPVLAGFGVVSA; this is translated from the coding sequence ATGAGAAACAATGTATCACTAAACTTCAATCTTAATAAAATTGAAAAAACTTTTCTATTTAGTTTGCTCGTTTCTGTAGGTATGCTTATTGCGGTAGGAAATATCTACTGGATTTGTGGAAAATTTGGTATTCGGTTGGCTCCAGGATGGTACCAAGATATTGTAGACTTTGTATCTGCTGGCGGTTCAATTGTTGATGCCTTTGCAATTATTGCTGGGATTACACTTCCAGCATGGGTTGCACCAGTTTTAGCTGGTTTTGGTGTCGTAAGTGCTTAA
- a CDS encoding stage II sporulation protein M, which produces MRGKKYLILTYLLTALIVFYFSTSSEKQVISNYNVAFGFEDFIQILLKNSIASIWLLLAYIFGESIIYIFFIINGVVLGLLLSSFSSITYLLLVLPHGMIEIGSYVYLSDTIMNMRNQNQDKKKVTKRFIVSFLLLALAAGVETFITPFMINFIS; this is translated from the coding sequence ATGAGAGGGAAAAAATATTTAATTTTGACCTATTTATTAACCGCTCTTATAGTATTTTATTTTTCCACTTCTTCTGAAAAGCAAGTAATTTCAAACTATAATGTAGCTTTTGGCTTTGAAGATTTTATCCAAATACTTTTAAAAAATTCAATTGCTAGTATTTGGTTATTATTAGCATATATCTTTGGTGAATCAATTATCTATATTTTCTTTATCATTAATGGAGTAGTCTTGGGACTTTTGTTGTCTTCCTTTTCGTCAATAACATATTTATTGCTAGTTTTACCACATGGAATGATTGAAATAGGCTCTTATGTATATTTATCAGATACTATAATGAATATGAGGAATCAGAACCAAGATAAGAAAAAAGTGACTAAACGTTTTATAGTCTCTTTCCTATTGTTAGCTTTAGCGGCAGGGGTTGAAACCTTTATAACCCCTTTCATGATTAATTTCATTAGTTAA
- a CDS encoding ABC transporter ATP-binding protein — translation MNTKPVLEVLNLSKRYTDFQLQINNLKIQEGSIVGLIGENGSGKSTFLNLLLNQIKSDSCNMKILGLDSDKDEYQIKLNLGVILEQNYFPNSFSIQQIEKMLKMIYPSWDKELYYSLIDKFALPINKAIGDFSRGMVVKLNFAATLSHHPKLLIADEATSGLDPIVRKEILTILKKYVDNNRMTVLLSSHILSDLEQVADYFIFIENGKILLKGERSELLNHYAIKTEIAHLPLKNIKYKLSQDNIIQYLVDVSQNEVDSEDYATLEEILLFLAKGVRIDEGTTL, via the coding sequence ATGAATACAAAACCAGTATTAGAAGTGCTAAACTTAAGCAAGCGGTATACAGATTTTCAACTACAAATCAATAATTTAAAAATCCAAGAAGGAAGTATTGTTGGATTGATTGGTGAAAATGGTTCAGGAAAATCAACTTTTCTGAATTTGTTGTTAAATCAAATAAAAAGTGACTCATGTAATATGAAAATTTTAGGTTTGGATTCTGATAAAGATGAATATCAAATAAAACTTAACCTAGGAGTGATTTTAGAACAAAATTATTTTCCAAATTCGTTTTCAATTCAACAAATTGAAAAAATGCTAAAAATGATTTATCCAAGTTGGGATAAAGAACTTTATTACAGCTTAATTGATAAATTTGCCTTACCTATTAACAAAGCTATTGGAGATTTTTCAAGGGGAATGGTTGTAAAACTAAACTTTGCTGCCACATTATCCCATCATCCTAAACTTTTGATTGCTGACGAAGCAACAAGCGGGCTTGACCCTATTGTAAGAAAAGAGATTTTAACTATACTAAAAAAATATGTAGATAATAATAGAATGACTGTACTATTGTCTTCGCATATTTTAAGTGATTTGGAACAAGTCGCTGATTATTTTATTTTTATTGAAAATGGGAAAATTCTACTAAAGGGCGAGAGGAGTGAGTTACTTAACCATTACGCTATTAAAACCGAAATAGCACATTTGCCATTGAAAAACATCAAATATAAGTTGTCTCAAGATAACATTATTCAATATTTAGTTGACGTATCACAAAATGAAGTTGATAGTGAAGACTATGCTACATTAGAAGAAATATTATTATTTCTAGCAAAGGGAGTGAGGATAGATGAAGGGACTACTCTATAA
- a CDS encoding ABC-2 transporter permease, with the protein MKGLLYKDFQLILNKVSVTNRLLIVCALLLITIFGRESGAIFLSIMGPIGLASIPTSLLVSDYESGWNRFVGVFPISKKTIVLARYIFCISLIIFVSFITLILSLITALIFQQFSIQIHIFISIAGLLIGIMYVVFLLPSVYAFGTFGSTVVNILVLVFIMGAVYILQKTAFGLVFISWISNTNAILLIIASCILIMTITVVSMIISTKIYSSTFNR; encoded by the coding sequence ATGAAGGGACTACTCTATAAAGATTTTCAACTTATTTTGAATAAAGTAAGTGTGACGAATAGATTGTTAATTGTCTGTGCGTTATTGTTAATAACAATTTTTGGTAGAGAGTCTGGAGCAATTTTTTTATCAATAATGGGACCAATTGGCTTGGCATCTATACCAACCAGTCTATTAGTTTCTGACTATGAAAGTGGTTGGAACAGGTTTGTTGGTGTTTTCCCAATTTCCAAAAAAACGATAGTTCTAGCTAGGTACATTTTTTGTATCTCTCTAATAATATTTGTTAGTTTTATAACTCTGATTTTGAGTCTTATAACCGCTCTAATTTTTCAACAATTCAGTATACAAATACATATATTCATATCAATAGCTGGCTTATTGATTGGCATTATGTATGTAGTATTCTTACTTCCGTCGGTTTATGCCTTTGGTACATTTGGAAGCACAGTCGTAAATATACTGGTTTTGGTATTCATTATGGGAGCAGTTTACATTTTGCAGAAAACAGCTTTTGGTCTAGTATTTATTTCTTGGATTAGCAATACTAATGCTATTCTACTAATAATTGCAAGCTGTATCTTAATTATGACAATAACGGTTGTTTCTATGATAATATCAACCAAAATATACTCTAGTACATTTAATAGATAG
- a CDS encoding CapA family protein — translation MKQSQDKKHDNAMTNKILMRLIALVLGLLFPEILIIHSKNEQQKSVSNQVQTARIMANGDLLYHDGLYMSALQADGSYDFTENFTYVKPWLNQADLVLGDFEGTINPDYPLSGYPLFNAPQSVTAAISDAGYDVMDLAHNHILDSGLEGAFTTADAFKEVGIDPVGVYENPVRDKAPLFIKNVNGIKVAILSYAYGFNGLESNLTEKEIANHLSNLDEKRMKVEIERAEKEADVTVIMPQMGVEYRLEPTDEQVKLYHKMIDWGADIIFGGHPHVVEPSEVVKKDGQQKLIIYSMGNFISNQRIETMDGVDSAAWTERGVLMDVTLEKKDGQTTIKTAQAHPTWVNRTPKGTISPEGYPLYTYQTYILEDFIKDGKYRNKLDEETKERIDSAYKEMNAHVNLKWK, via the coding sequence ATGAAACAGAGCCAAGATAAAAAGCACGACAATGCGATGACTAATAAGATTTTGATGAGGTTGATTGCTCTTGTCTTAGGTTTGCTTTTTCCTGAAATTTTGATTATTCATAGTAAAAATGAGCAGCAAAAGAGTGTTTCAAATCAAGTACAGACAGCACGTATCATGGCTAATGGGGACTTACTTTATCATGACGGTCTCTATATGAGTGCCTTGCAGGCAGATGGGAGTTATGATTTTACTGAAAATTTTACATATGTGAAGCCATGGTTAAATCAGGCTGATTTGGTCTTGGGTGATTTTGAGGGAACTATCAATCCTGATTATCCTTTGTCAGGCTACCCTCTGTTTAATGCTCCTCAATCAGTGACGGCAGCTATTAGTGATGCCGGCTATGATGTTATGGATTTGGCCCATAATCATATTTTGGACTCTGGTTTAGAGGGAGCTTTTACAACAGCCGATGCATTTAAAGAAGTGGGCATTGACCCTGTTGGTGTTTATGAAAATCCTGTGCGTGATAAGGCGCCTCTGTTTATCAAGAATGTTAATGGCATCAAGGTGGCAATACTTTCTTATGCCTATGGTTTCAATGGCTTGGAGTCAAATCTGACCGAAAAAGAGATTGCGAATCATTTGTCGAATCTTGATGAAAAACGGATGAAAGTAGAGATTGAGCGTGCTGAAAAAGAGGCTGACGTTACGGTTATCATGCCACAGATGGGCGTGGAATATCGTTTGGAACCGACAGATGAACAGGTAAAGCTTTACCATAAGATGATTGATTGGGGTGCTGATATTATCTTTGGGGGCCACCCTCATGTGGTTGAGCCGTCTGAAGTGGTTAAAAAGGATGGACAGCAAAAACTCATTATTTACTCAATGGGGAATTTCATCTCTAACCAGCGCATAGAGACTATGGATGGTGTGGATAGTGCAGCATGGACAGAGAGGGGTGTCTTAATGGATGTCACTCTTGAGAAAAAGGATGGTCAAACCACGATTAAGACAGCTCAAGCGCATCCAACCTGGGTTAACCGCACACCTAAGGGAACAATTTCGCCAGAGGGATATCCTTTATATACTTATCAAACCTATATTTTAGAGGATTTCATTAAAGATGGAAAATACAGAAATAAACTAGATGAAGAAACTAAAGAGCGTATAGATTCTGCCTATAAAGAAATGAATGCTCATGTTAATCTAAAGTGGAAATAA
- a CDS encoding ACT domain-containing protein, whose translation MKTIITVVGKDKAGIVAGVATKVAELGLNIDDITQTILDEFFTMMAVVSSEDKKDFTHLRAELEAFGESLNVKINIQSSAIFDAMHNL comes from the coding sequence ATGAAAACGATTATTACAGTTGTAGGTAAGGATAAAGCGGGTATTGTTGCAGGTGTTGCGACTAAGGTCGCAGAGCTTGGTTTGAATATTGATGATATCACTCAAACAATCCTTGATGAATTCTTTACCATGATGGCGGTTGTATCATCGGAAGATAAGAAAGATTTTACACACCTACGTGCTGAATTAGAAGCTTTTGGTGAATCATTAAACGTCAAAATCAATATCCAAAGCTCAGCGATTTTTGATGCTATGCACAACTTATAA